One stretch of Callospermophilus lateralis isolate mCalLat2 chromosome 11, mCalLat2.hap1, whole genome shotgun sequence DNA includes these proteins:
- the Tlcd3a gene encoding TLC domain-containing protein 3A isoform X4, producing the protein MLLTLAWGSLFFPGLFALCTWALRRSRLEWTDTDYVTISARLVSSVQAVLATGSGIIIIRSCSDVIRDRGSGETLGTSLLAVSSQQN; encoded by the exons ATGCTGCTGACGCTAGCCTGGGGCTCCCTCTTCTTCCCTGGGCTTTTCGCGCTCTGCACCTGGGCGCTGCGCCGCTCGCGGCTGGAATGGACCGACACCGACTACGTGACGATCAGCGCCAG GTTGGTTTCTTCAGTGCAGGCTGTGCTGGCCACGGGGTCAGGGATCATCATCATACGCTCCTGTAGCGACGTGATCAGAGACAG AGGCTCCGGGGAAACCTTGGGGACTTCTTTGTTGGCTGTATCTTCACAGCAGAACTGA
- the Tlcd3a gene encoding TLC domain-containing protein 3A isoform X3, translating into MLLTLAWGSLFFPGLFALCTWALRRSRLEWTDTDYVTISARLVSSVQAVLATGSGIIIIRSCSDVIRDRCCS; encoded by the exons ATGCTGCTGACGCTAGCCTGGGGCTCCCTCTTCTTCCCTGGGCTTTTCGCGCTCTGCACCTGGGCGCTGCGCCGCTCGCGGCTGGAATGGACCGACACCGACTACGTGACGATCAGCGCCAG GTTGGTTTCTTCAGTGCAGGCTGTGCTGGCCACGGGGTCAGGGATCATCATCATACGCTCCTGTAGCGACGTGATCAGAGACAG ATGCTGCTCTTGA
- the Tlcd3a gene encoding TLC domain-containing protein 3A isoform X1 translates to MLLTLAWGSLFFPGLFALCTWALRRSRLEWTDTDYVTISARLVSSVQAVLATGSGIIIIRSCSDVIRDRHWLAREYVWFLIPYMVYDSYAMYLCEWYRTRDLGHSTTIRNFLSQNRLMITHHAVILFVLVPVAQRLRGNLGDFFVGCIFTAELSTPFVSLGRILIQLKQQHTLLYKVNGILTLATFFCCRILLFPFMYWSYGEHQGLSLLEVPFNIPFYCNVANAFLIAPQLYWFSLLCKKAVRLFDGAQAKKDS, encoded by the exons ATGCTGCTGACGCTAGCCTGGGGCTCCCTCTTCTTCCCTGGGCTTTTCGCGCTCTGCACCTGGGCGCTGCGCCGCTCGCGGCTGGAATGGACCGACACCGACTACGTGACGATCAGCGCCAG GTTGGTTTCTTCAGTGCAGGCTGTGCTGGCCACGGGGTCAGGGATCATCATCATACGCTCCTGTAGCGACGTGATCAGAGACAG GCACTGGCTTGCCCGAGAATATGTCTGGTTTTTGATTCCATACATGGTCTATGACTCCTATGCCATGTACCTCTGTGAGTGGTACCGAACCAGGGACCTTGGACATTCCACCACTATTCGAAACTTCCTGAGTCAAAACCGCCTCATGATCACACACCATGCAGTCATTTTGTTTGTCCTTGTGCCAGTCGCACAG AGGCTCCGGGGAAACCTTGGGGACTTCTTTGTTGGCTGTATCTTCACAGCAGAACTGAGCACTCCCTTTGTGTCACTGGGCAGAATTCTGATTCAG cTAAAGCAGCAGCACACTCTTCTGTACAAGGTGAATGGAATCTTGACGTTGGCCACCTTCTTCTGCTGTCGGATCCTTCTTTTTCCGTTCATGTACTGGTCCTATGGTGAACACCAGGGACTAAGCCTGCTCGAGGTGCCATTCAATATCCCTTTTTACTGCAACGTGGCCAATGCCTTCCTCATCGCTCCCCAGCTCTACTGGTTCTCTCTGCTGTGCAAGAAGGCAGTCCGGCTCTTTGATGGTGCCCAAGCCAAAAAGGATAGTTAA
- the Tlcd3a gene encoding TLC domain-containing protein 3A isoform X2: protein MVYDSYAMYLCEWYRTRDLGHSTTIRNFLSQNRLMITHHAVILFVLVPVAQRLRGNLGDFFVGCIFTAELSTPFVSLGRILIQLKQQHTLLYKVNGILTLATFFCCRILLFPFMYWSYGEHQGLSLLEVPFNIPFYCNVANAFLIAPQLYWFSLLCKKAVRLFDGAQAKKDS, encoded by the exons ATGGTCTATGACTCCTATGCCATGTACCTCTGTGAGTGGTACCGAACCAGGGACCTTGGACATTCCACCACTATTCGAAACTTCCTGAGTCAAAACCGCCTCATGATCACACACCATGCAGTCATTTTGTTTGTCCTTGTGCCAGTCGCACAG AGGCTCCGGGGAAACCTTGGGGACTTCTTTGTTGGCTGTATCTTCACAGCAGAACTGAGCACTCCCTTTGTGTCACTGGGCAGAATTCTGATTCAG cTAAAGCAGCAGCACACTCTTCTGTACAAGGTGAATGGAATCTTGACGTTGGCCACCTTCTTCTGCTGTCGGATCCTTCTTTTTCCGTTCATGTACTGGTCCTATGGTGAACACCAGGGACTAAGCCTGCTCGAGGTGCCATTCAATATCCCTTTTTACTGCAACGTGGCCAATGCCTTCCTCATCGCTCCCCAGCTCTACTGGTTCTCTCTGCTGTGCAAGAAGGCAGTCCGGCTCTTTGATGGTGCCCAAGCCAAAAAGGATAGTTAA